The nucleotide window TCAACCACATTCGCACATTACCGAGTGTTGACCACGTTCATCGTGCGCTCCAGGCCGATAGTGGCGAAGGACAAGATGGCGTCGGCGGCTTTTTCAATGTGGAGCGCCAGATCAATCTTCTCGTCGGCTGAGAAGGGGTTCAGCACATAATCCACCTGCCGGCCCTTAGGGAAATTGGCGTCCACACCGAAGCGCAGGCGGGCGTATTCATCCGTGCCTAGCGTTTCCTGAATGTGCTTCAGGCCGTTGTGTCCGCCGGCCGAGCCTTTACCTTTCAGGCGCAGCTTGCCGTAGGGGAGGGCCAGGTCGTCGGTGACGACCACCATGTTTTCCTTCGGGATTTTCTCGCTCGTTAGGTAGTGCAGGGCCGCTTTGCCACTCAGATTCATGTAGGTGGTAGGCTTCACCAGCACCAGCGTTTTGCCCTTGTGCTTGATTTCGGTGACGAAGGCGTGGCGCTTGAGCTCAAACCTGGCGTCGTGCTTGGCGGCCAGATAGTCGGCCACCATAAAGCCGATGTTGTGGCGGGTGTCGGCGTATTCGGGCCCGATGTTGCCCAGGGCCATAACGAGAAACTTCATAAGGCGAAATACGGGGTTTTAACGCAAGAAATCCTGCCCCGCCGAAGCAGGACAGGATTTCTGTTGGTTTCCGCAGGGCGGAGAGATATTAACGGTCGCCGCCGGCCATCTGGCCTTTCAGCGCACGTGGGATGGTTACGGTAGCAATCGGAGCCGCGCCGTTGGTCAGGATGGTGTAGTTCTGAGCTTCCACCTTGCTAACCTTAATCGACTTGCCCAGCTCGAGGTCCGAGATGTTTACTTCTACGAAGTCGGGCAGGTTTTCGGGCAGAGCCTTTACCTTCAGCTTACGCAGCTTGCTCACCAGCTTACCACCGGCCAGTACGCCGGGCGAAACGCCCACGAACTTCACGGGAATTTCCATCTTCACTTCCTTGCCGGGCTGCAGCAACAGGAAGTCAACGTGCAGCAGCATTTCGTTCACGGGGTGGAACTGAGCATCCTGCACGATGGCGCGGTATACAGTGCCCTCTACGTTCACGTCTACAACGTGTACTTCGGGGGTGTACAGCAATTCGCGGAAGAGGATGGCCGGAGCCGAGAAGTGCACTTGCTCTTCGCCACCGTACAATACGCACGGAACATACGAGTCAAGACGCAGTGCTTTCGCATCCTTCTTACCGAGATTCGCTCTTTTAAACCCTACAATCTCGAGGCTTTTCATAAGCTTGTGTTTTTGAGAAAAAGTAAATTGTGTTTTCCCGGCCAAGCTGACAATCAGCCCAAAACGGGCCGCAAAGATAGGCGGACTATCCGACAATTAAAACTCGCTCTCAGCTTTGTCGGGATAGGGTAGGGCAAAACCAACCTATTTGGCGGCAGTACCGGCCATCTGCTGTTGCACCAGCTGCTCGGCCTGCTGCCGGTCCTGCAGCACGCGCAGATACGCCACGGCCGGCCGCATCTGGCAGGTGTAGGCTGCCTTGCGGGCGTAGTCGATTGCCTCGGGCAGGCGGTTGTTCATTTCCTCGTACACCGCCAGATTATAAAAGGCCCGGCCTGCTACTACGTGGTTGAGGTTGCGGGCAGCCTGCTGCCAGCGGGCCGCGGCCTGGCTCCAGTCGGTGGCCTGCACGCACTGCCGGGCTTGCTGCATGTGCGCATTCTTCTTGGCGCGGGTGTAAATATTGCGCGACAACGGCACGTAAGACGGCGCAATCCGGCGGGC belongs to Hymenobacter cellulosilyticus and includes:
- the pth gene encoding aminoacyl-tRNA hydrolase, with translation MKFLVMALGNIGPEYADTRHNIGFMVADYLAAKHDARFELKRHAFVTEIKHKGKTLVLVKPTTYMNLSGKAALHYLTSEKIPKENMVVVTDDLALPYGKLRLKGKGSAGGHNGLKHIQETLGTDEYARLRFGVDANFPKGRQVDYVLNPFSADEKIDLALHIEKAADAILSFATIGLERTMNVVNTR
- a CDS encoding 50S ribosomal protein L25/general stress protein Ctc; amino-acid sequence: MKSLEIVGFKRANLGKKDAKALRLDSYVPCVLYGGEEQVHFSAPAILFRELLYTPEVHVVDVNVEGTVYRAIVQDAQFHPVNEMLLHVDFLLLQPGKEVKMEIPVKFVGVSPGVLAGGKLVSKLRKLKVKALPENLPDFVEVNISDLELGKSIKVSKVEAQNYTILTNGAAPIATVTIPRALKGQMAGGDR